A genome region from Hippopotamus amphibius kiboko isolate mHipAmp2 chromosome 1, mHipAmp2.hap2, whole genome shotgun sequence includes the following:
- the NGF gene encoding beta-nerve growth factor, producing MSMLFYTLITALLIGIQAEPHPESNVPAGHSIPQAHWTKLQHSLDTALRRAHSAPAGAIAARVAGQTRNITVDPKLFRKRRLRSPRVLFSTQPPPVAADTQDLDLEASGAASFNRTHRSKRSSSSHPVFHRGEFSVCDSVSVWVGDKTTATDIKGKEVMVLGEVNINNSVFKQYFFETKCRDPNPVDSGCRGIDSKHWNSYCTTTHTFVKALTMDGKQAAWRFIRIDTACVCVLSRKAGRRA from the coding sequence ATGTCCATGTTGTTCTACACTCTGATCACAGCTCTTTTGATCGGCATACAGGCAGAACCACACCCCGAGAGCAATGTCCCAGCAGGACACTCCATCCCCCAAGCCCACTGGACTAAACTTCAGCATTCCCTTGACACAGCCCTCCGCAGAGCCCACAGTGCGCCGGCCGGGGCGATAGCCGCCAGGGTGGCAGGGCAGACCCGCAACATCACCGTGGACCCCAAGCTTTTTAGAAAGCGACGACTGCGCTCCCCGCGCGTGCTgttcagcacccagcccccacccgtgGCCGCAGACACTCAGGATCTGGACTTGGAGGCCAGCGGGGCCGCCTCCTTCAACAGGACTCACAGGAGCAAGCGGTCCTCGTCGTCCCACCCCGTCTTCCACCGGGGGGAGTTCTCGGTGTGCGACAGCGTCAGCGTGTGGGTGGGGGACAAGACCACCGCCACGGACATCAAGGGCAAGGAGGTGATGGTGTTGGGAGAGGTGAACATCAACAACAGTGTATTCAAACAGTACTTTTTTGAAACCAAGTGCCGGGACCCCAATCCCGTGGACAGCGGGTGCCGGGGCATCGACTCCAAGCACTGGAACTCCTATTGTACCACCACCCACACCTTCGTCAAGGCGCTGACCATGGACGGCAAGCAGGCTGCCTGGCGATTCATCCGGATCGACACGGCCTGCGTGTGTGTGCTCAGCAGGAAGGCTGGGAGGAGAGCCTGA